A window from Staphylococcus succinus encodes these proteins:
- a CDS encoding DUF86 domain-containing protein, with protein sequence MYFVNKNQLNIKLNYLQQLITDYPQNKDNHYAFERISQMFIESAVDIGNMIIDAFILRDPGNYKDVIDILELENVISKETQVQINQTVEVRKHFVHYYDELDVNKLVPLFDESLAYYQQYIEEVTQFLKNEDVPITAFGKKGE encoded by the coding sequence ATGTATTTCGTGAATAAGAATCAATTAAATATAAAGTTAAATTACTTACAACAATTAATAACAGATTATCCTCAAAATAAAGATAATCATTATGCATTTGAACGTATTTCACAGATGTTTATAGAATCAGCTGTCGATATTGGCAATATGATTATTGATGCTTTTATATTAAGAGATCCTGGAAATTATAAGGATGTTATTGATATTTTAGAGTTAGAAAATGTAATTTCTAAAGAAACACAGGTGCAGATTAATCAAACGGTCGAAGTTAGAAAGCATTTTGTCCATTATTATGATGAATTAGACGTAAACAAATTAGTGCCACTCTTTGATGAATCTTTAGCATATTATCAGCAATACATTGAAGAAGTAACACAATTTTTAAAAAATGAAGATGTACCGATTACAGCATTTGGTAAAAAGGGAGAGTAA
- a CDS encoding DUF3055 domain-containing protein, whose product MIDMYLYDDDESAQVQFVGFVGEHSRYDLMLVQTNRHYGKSIVLNMQTNKFGIIGTDDLEEEGYISHILGVNEEEGNEITEYLNEIIQ is encoded by the coding sequence ATGATTGATATGTATCTATATGACGATGATGAATCTGCACAAGTCCAATTTGTTGGTTTTGTTGGTGAGCACAGTCGCTATGATTTAATGTTAGTACAAACAAACCGCCATTATGGTAAATCTATTGTCCTCAATATGCAAACGAATAAGTTTGGTATTATAGGGACTGATGATTTAGAAGAAGAAGGTTATATTTCCCATATACTTGGCGTGAATGAAGAAGAAGGCAACGAAATTACTGAATACCTTAACGAAATCATTCAATAA
- a CDS encoding NAD(P)H-dependent flavin oxidoreductase, with product MKLSTRITDLLGIEYPIIQAGMAGSTTPELVATVSNSGSLGTIGAGYFNSEKLEQEITRVQALTDLPFAVNLFVPSEKLYIPEKIEHMNAWLRPYRRAFNLEEPVLNISEEQVFNKAIDIVIDKGVKIVSFTFGIPNQAVIKKLKAHNIIIIGTATSVEEAIANESANMDVVIAQGSEAGGHRGSFTRTSNNQMPLVGTMSLVPQIVDNVNIPVIAAGGIMDGRGLVAGLVLGAQAVQMGTGFLTTEESAATELYKNAIKQSLETDTVVTNVFSGKPARGIDNEFIHNMEGYNDDIPDYPIQNQLTNAIRKAAAKEGNAQWTHLWSGQSPRLAQRLSAALLIEKVVKEAENILQQ from the coding sequence ATGAAGTTATCAACACGAATCACTGATTTGTTAGGCATTGAATACCCAATAATACAAGCAGGGATGGCTGGTAGTACAACACCAGAATTAGTTGCAACAGTGAGTAACTCTGGCAGCTTAGGAACAATAGGTGCAGGCTACTTCAATTCTGAAAAACTTGAACAAGAAATCACACGTGTTCAAGCGTTAACAGATTTGCCGTTTGCAGTAAATTTATTTGTACCAAGTGAAAAATTATATATTCCAGAAAAAATTGAACACATGAATGCTTGGTTGAGACCGTATCGACGTGCGTTTAATTTAGAAGAACCTGTACTAAATATTAGTGAGGAACAGGTGTTTAATAAAGCAATTGATATTGTGATTGATAAAGGTGTGAAGATTGTTTCTTTTACGTTTGGCATTCCTAACCAAGCAGTTATAAAAAAATTGAAAGCGCACAATATTATTATAATAGGTACTGCGACTTCAGTTGAAGAAGCGATTGCGAATGAAAGTGCAAACATGGATGTAGTCATTGCACAAGGCAGTGAGGCAGGTGGGCATCGAGGTTCGTTTACCAGAACATCCAATAACCAAATGCCTTTAGTCGGTACGATGTCACTCGTTCCACAAATTGTTGATAATGTAAATATTCCGGTGATTGCTGCTGGTGGAATTATGGATGGAAGAGGCTTAGTAGCAGGATTAGTATTAGGCGCACAAGCTGTACAAATGGGCACCGGTTTCCTCACAACGGAAGAAAGTGCAGCTACTGAATTATATAAAAATGCTATCAAGCAAAGTTTAGAAACAGATACAGTCGTTACTAACGTCTTTAGTGGTAAACCAGCACGTGGTATTGATAATGAATTTATTCATAATATGGAAGGTTATAATGACGATATTCCAGATTATCCAATTCAAAATCAATTGACAAATGCTATTCGCAAAGCTGCAGCTAAAGAAGGGAATGCACAGTGGACGCATTTATGGAGTGGACAAAGTCCAAGATTAGCACAACGCCTTTCGGCAGCATTATTGATTGAAAAAGTTGTGAAAGAAGCTGAAAATATACTTCAGCAATAG
- a CDS encoding DUF72 domain-containing protein produces the protein MINIGLTGWGDHDTLYEDLQRKSDKLITYASHFPIVELDATYYAIQPERNIKKWIRETPKRFEFIVKIHQALTLHADYHDYAETRQELFNQFKAMLQPLQEESKLAMVLVQFPPWFDCSVQNITYIRYVREQLKSFPICVEFRHQSWFNETYKEETLAFLTQQQIIHAVCDEPQAGQGSVPLVNRITHDTAFVRYHGRNVHGWTKKDMTDEAWRDVRYLYDYSQQELEALVNKVKVLEHKAKKIYVVFNNNSGGHAAQNAKTYQKILGIDYKGLAPQQLKLF, from the coding sequence ATGATAAATATTGGATTAACAGGTTGGGGAGATCATGATACCTTATATGAAGATTTGCAACGTAAATCAGATAAGCTAATTACATATGCAAGTCATTTTCCTATAGTGGAATTAGATGCTACTTATTACGCAATTCAGCCTGAAAGAAATATAAAAAAATGGATAAGAGAAACACCTAAACGTTTTGAATTTATAGTTAAAATTCATCAAGCTTTAACATTACATGCAGACTATCATGATTACGCAGAAACACGCCAAGAATTATTTAATCAGTTTAAAGCTATGCTTCAACCGCTTCAAGAAGAAAGTAAGCTCGCAATGGTATTAGTACAATTTCCACCTTGGTTTGATTGCTCAGTGCAAAATATTACATATATCCGTTACGTCCGAGAACAATTAAAATCATTTCCTATCTGTGTAGAATTTAGACATCAATCATGGTTCAATGAAACATATAAAGAGGAAACATTAGCATTTTTAACACAGCAACAAATTATACATGCTGTTTGTGATGAACCACAGGCGGGTCAAGGCTCCGTACCGCTAGTTAATAGAATTACACACGATACTGCTTTTGTACGTTACCATGGACGCAATGTGCACGGATGGACGAAGAAAGATATGACTGATGAGGCGTGGAGAGATGTCAGATATCTTTATGACTATAGCCAGCAAGAATTAGAAGCTTTAGTAAACAAAGTGAAAGTATTAGAGCATAAAGCAAAAAAGATTTACGTTGTATTTAACAATAATTCCGGTGGACATGCAGCACAAAATGCCAAAACATATCAAAAGATATTGGGAATTGATTATAAAGGTTTAGCACCACAGCAATTAAAATTATTTTAG
- a CDS encoding bifunctional metallophosphatase/5'-nucleotidase yields the protein MELTIYHTNDIHSHLHEYARISAYLAEARPKLDHPSLYLDIGDHVDLSAPVTEATMGIKNVELLNQAQCDLATIGNNEGMTISHDALNTLYDKANFHVTCSNVFDEQGRLPHNMSSSYIKEIEGVRILFIAATAPFTPFYRALDWVVTNPLEAIKDEVQANEGAYDLLIIMSHVGVFFDEKLCQEIPEIDLILGSHTHHYFEQGEMNNGVLMAAAGKYGYFLGEVTLEIENKSVVNKVAKLHPVETLPDFETNFEAEGKALLSDAIINRPVNLPRKTNVISQTAYMLAESVFEFTNADCTIINAGLIVKDVIADEVTEYDIHQMLPHPINVVRIKLNGQELKNVILKSQKQEYINEHAQGLGFRGDIFGGYILYNLGFIESESKYFINGEEIDDETTYILGTIDMYTFGRYFPTLKDQPTDYLMPEFLRDIFKEKLLEY from the coding sequence ATGGAGTTAACGATTTATCATACTAATGATATACACAGTCATCTACATGAATACGCACGTATTTCAGCTTATTTAGCTGAGGCAAGACCGAAGTTGGATCATCCCTCTCTTTATTTAGATATCGGCGACCATGTTGATTTATCTGCGCCAGTCACAGAGGCTACAATGGGTATTAAAAATGTAGAGTTGTTAAATCAAGCACAATGTGATCTTGCAACGATTGGTAACAATGAAGGCATGACGATTTCACATGATGCGCTAAATACGCTATACGATAAAGCAAATTTTCATGTAACATGTTCAAATGTTTTTGATGAGCAGGGACGTTTACCCCATAATATGTCGTCTTCTTACATTAAAGAAATTGAAGGTGTGCGAATTTTATTTATTGCTGCTACAGCTCCGTTTACACCGTTTTACCGTGCTTTAGATTGGGTAGTAACCAATCCATTAGAAGCAATTAAGGATGAAGTGCAAGCCAATGAAGGCGCATATGATTTACTTATAATTATGAGTCATGTAGGTGTATTCTTTGATGAAAAATTATGTCAAGAGATTCCAGAGATTGACTTGATTTTAGGGAGTCACACACATCATTATTTTGAACAGGGTGAAATGAATAATGGTGTATTAATGGCTGCAGCGGGTAAATATGGTTACTTTTTAGGTGAAGTGACATTAGAAATTGAAAATAAAAGCGTTGTGAACAAAGTAGCTAAGTTGCATCCGGTTGAAACATTACCAGACTTTGAAACAAATTTTGAAGCTGAGGGCAAGGCGCTTTTAAGTGATGCTATTATCAATCGTCCTGTGAATTTACCTAGAAAGACGAATGTCATTTCACAAACGGCATATATGTTAGCTGAAAGTGTATTTGAATTTACTAATGCTGATTGTACAATTATTAACGCTGGCCTTATTGTTAAGGATGTTATTGCAGATGAAGTGACAGAATATGACATTCATCAAATGTTACCACATCCTATCAATGTCGTACGTATTAAACTGAACGGGCAAGAATTAAAAAATGTAATATTAAAAAGCCAAAAACAAGAATATATTAATGAACATGCGCAAGGATTAGGGTTTAGAGGTGATATCTTTGGAGGATATATTCTGTATAATTTAGGCTTTATTGAATCAGAATCAAAGTATTTTATAAACGGTGAAGAGATTGATGACGAAACTACATATATATTGGGAACTATAGATATGTATACCTTTGGTCGTTACTTTCCAACACTCAAAGACCAACCGACAGATTATTTAATGCCCGAGTTTTTAAGAGATATATTTAAAGAGAAATTACTAGAATATTAA
- the lipA gene encoding lipoyl synthase, whose protein sequence is MATKNEEILRKPDWLKIKLNTNENYTGLKKMMREKNLHTVCEEAKCPNIHECWGERRTATFMILGAVCTRACRFCAVKTGLPNELDLDEPERVAESVELMNLKHVVITAVARDDLRDAGSNVYAETVRKVRERNPFTSIEILPSDMGGDFEALETLMASKPDILNHNIETVRRLTPRVRARATYDRTLEFLRRSKELQPDIPTKSSLMVGLGETHEEIYETMDDLRANDVDILTIGQYLQPSRKHLKVEKYYTPLEFGKLRKIAMDKGFKHCQAGPLVRSSYHADEQVNEAAKERQRLGEEQLNQETNL, encoded by the coding sequence ATGGCTACTAAAAATGAAGAAATTTTACGTAAACCAGATTGGCTGAAAATAAAGCTGAACACAAACGAAAACTACACTGGTCTTAAGAAAATGATGCGTGAAAAGAATTTACACACAGTTTGCGAAGAAGCAAAATGTCCGAATATACATGAATGTTGGGGAGAACGACGTACTGCTACTTTTATGATTTTAGGTGCAGTGTGTACACGTGCTTGTCGCTTTTGTGCAGTAAAGACTGGCTTGCCGAACGAATTAGATTTAGACGAACCAGAACGTGTAGCTGAATCTGTTGAATTAATGAACTTGAAACATGTTGTAATTACAGCAGTAGCACGTGATGATTTAAGAGATGCTGGTTCTAACGTATATGCAGAAACAGTACGTAAAGTACGTGAACGTAATCCGTTTACTTCAATTGAAATTTTACCTTCTGATATGGGTGGAGATTTTGAAGCTTTAGAAACGTTAATGGCTTCGAAACCAGATATACTTAACCACAATATCGAAACCGTACGCCGCTTAACGCCAAGAGTTCGTGCGCGAGCGACTTACGATCGTACATTAGAATTCTTAAGACGTTCAAAAGAATTACAACCAGATATTCCAACGAAATCTAGTTTGATGGTTGGATTAGGTGAGACACACGAAGAAATTTATGAAACAATGGATGACTTACGTGCAAATGATGTAGATATTTTAACTATTGGACAATATTTGCAACCTTCACGCAAACATTTAAAAGTTGAAAAATACTACACACCACTAGAATTTGGTAAATTAAGAAAAATAGCAATGGACAAAGGTTTTAAACATTGCCAAGCTGGACCTCTTGTGCGTAGTTCATATCATGCTGATGAGCAAGTTAATGAAGCAGCAAAAGAGAGACAACGTTTAGGTGAAGAACAGTTGAATCAAGAGACAAATTTATAA
- a CDS encoding TIGR01457 family HAD-type hydrolase — translation MKNYKAYLIDLDGTLYKGNEIIDGAAQFIEYLNQQQIPHLYVTNNSSKEPEDVASKLHTMGIDAKPNEVVTSALATAEYIAEEAPGASVYMLGGSGLETALKAYGLEIKDDEFVDYVVIGLDEAVTYEKLATATLGVRNGAKFISTNQDLSIPKERGFLPGNGAITSVVSVSTGVQPTFIGKPQPIIMNKALETLDIDPSAVAMVGDLYDTDILSGINVNIDTIHVQTGVTTKEEIEVKDVPPTYTFKDLNEVINELKR, via the coding sequence ATGAAAAATTATAAAGCTTATCTTATAGATTTAGATGGGACGTTATATAAAGGTAATGAAATTATCGATGGGGCAGCACAATTTATAGAATATTTGAATCAACAACAAATACCACACCTATATGTGACGAATAATTCAAGTAAAGAGCCTGAAGATGTAGCTTCAAAATTACATACAATGGGCATAGATGCAAAGCCTAATGAAGTCGTTACCTCAGCGCTTGCTACTGCAGAATATATAGCTGAGGAAGCGCCCGGCGCTTCAGTCTATATGTTAGGCGGTAGTGGCTTAGAAACAGCTTTAAAAGCCTATGGTTTAGAAATCAAAGATGATGAATTTGTAGACTATGTGGTTATTGGTTTAGATGAAGCGGTAACTTATGAAAAATTAGCAACTGCGACACTTGGTGTACGTAATGGTGCCAAATTTATTTCAACGAATCAAGACTTATCTATTCCTAAAGAACGTGGATTTTTACCTGGTAATGGCGCGATAACAAGTGTGGTGTCAGTCTCAACGGGTGTTCAACCTACATTTATAGGCAAACCGCAACCTATTATCATGAATAAGGCTCTAGAAACATTAGACATCGATCCATCTGCAGTAGCAATGGTTGGTGATTTGTATGATACTGACATTTTATCTGGGATTAATGTTAATATAGATACAATTCATGTCCAAACTGGCGTGACTACGAAAGAAGAAATTGAAGTGAAAGATGTACCTCCGACATACACGTTTAAAGATTTAAATGAAGTTATCAACGAACTCAAAAGGTAG
- a CDS encoding YutD family protein, which translates to MIKVNEQYFEIIEDYRASFDEEIFANRYSDILDKYDFIVGDFGYDQLRLKGFYNDTNKKAELSKRFSTIQDYLLEYCNFGCPYFILRRVSEKEAKRHIDDTRIADAEFEENKLHDVKIQPSIQRTDK; encoded by the coding sequence ATGATAAAAGTGAATGAACAATACTTTGAAATAATTGAAGATTATAGAGCATCATTTGACGAAGAAATATTTGCAAATCGTTATTCTGATATTTTAGATAAATATGATTTTATAGTAGGCGATTTTGGGTATGATCAATTAAGATTAAAAGGGTTTTATAATGATACAAATAAAAAAGCAGAATTAAGTAAACGATTTTCCACAATACAAGATTATCTGTTAGAGTATTGTAACTTTGGTTGCCCTTATTTTATTTTAAGACGTGTTTCTGAAAAGGAAGCAAAGCGTCATATAGATGATACACGTATAGCTGATGCTGAATTCGAAGAGAATAAGCTTCATGATGTGAAGATTCAGCCAAGTATACAACGAACGGACAAATAA
- a CDS encoding sulfite exporter TauE/SafE family protein, translated as MLTIVLLIIIGGLSAIIGSLVGIGGGIIIVPTLVYLGVDNDLLQGITPQIAIGTSSVILIVTGLSSTLGYLKTKQVDVKNGSIFLIGLLPGSLIGSILSRYLTLESFNLYFGIFLIFVAILLMIRNKIKPLKVFDKPKYQRTYVDGNGTTYHYSVPPVIAFIATLFIGILTGLFGIGGGALMTPLMLIVFRFPPHVAVGTSMMMIFFSSVMSSVGHIALGHVAWIYSIVLIIASYFGAKIGVKVNHSIQSSTVVNLLRTVMLLMGIYLIIKAFL; from the coding sequence ATGTTAACTATAGTATTATTGATCATAATTGGTGGCTTATCAGCAATTATTGGGTCATTAGTAGGTATTGGCGGTGGAATCATCATCGTGCCTACGCTCGTTTATCTCGGCGTAGATAATGATTTACTCCAAGGCATTACACCACAAATAGCAATAGGAACGTCATCTGTAATATTAATTGTGACAGGTCTATCATCTACGTTAGGTTATTTGAAAACAAAGCAAGTCGATGTGAAAAATGGATCTATATTTTTAATTGGTTTGTTACCAGGGTCGCTCATTGGCTCAATACTAAGTCGTTATTTAACATTAGAATCATTTAACCTATATTTTGGTATATTTTTAATATTTGTAGCTATATTACTAATGATAAGAAACAAAATTAAACCATTGAAAGTTTTTGATAAACCCAAGTATCAACGTACATATGTCGATGGTAATGGGACAACCTATCACTATAGTGTACCACCTGTTATTGCATTTATAGCAACACTATTCATTGGTATTTTAACGGGATTATTTGGAATTGGTGGGGGAGCATTAATGACCCCATTAATGCTCATCGTATTTAGGTTCCCACCTCATGTTGCAGTTGGAACAAGTATGATGATGATATTCTTCTCAAGTGTGATGAGTTCGGTAGGTCATATAGCGCTCGGACATGTGGCGTGGATTTATTCTATCGTCTTAATCATAGCTAGTTATTTTGGTGCTAAAATAGGTGTGAAAGTTAACCATTCTATTCAATCATCTACAGTTGTAAATCTATTGCGTACAGTCATGTTGTTAATGGGTATATATTTAATAATAAAAGCATTTTTATAA